In Edaphobacter paludis, a single window of DNA contains:
- a CDS encoding response regulator, whose product MKYGRPIVQSNQISSLRRVILVADDKQSSRDLLHAILDDKYVVVEASDGEEALLMAFESIPHLVILDIHMPKRDGFGVVTELRKEPALQNVPIMALTASASLDEKDKIMNSGFDACFVKPIGPAKLREAVAALLQKKSLIT is encoded by the coding sequence TTGAAATACGGCAGGCCTATTGTGCAATCTAATCAGATTTCCAGCCTTCGACGGGTCATACTGGTCGCGGACGATAAGCAAAGCAGCCGCGACCTTCTACACGCCATTCTCGACGACAAATATGTAGTGGTGGAGGCTTCCGACGGGGAAGAGGCTCTTCTGATGGCTTTTGAATCTATCCCTCACCTGGTGATTTTGGATATTCACATGCCGAAGAGGGATGGATTTGGCGTAGTGACAGAGTTGCGAAAAGAACCGGCTCTGCAGAATGTCCCAATCATGGCGCTGACGGCAAGCGCTTCGCTAGATGAGAAAGACAAAATCATGAATTCTGGCTTTGATGCGTGTTTTGTCAAGCCAATCGGACCCGCAAAACTGCGGGAGGCTGTAGCTGCTTTGCTGCAGAAAAAATCGTTAATTACGTAG
- a CDS encoding sigma-54 dependent transcriptional regulator, with product MADLIQIVVIDDNVRSLELLSAALDRDGIQIHTASSPEVGLELVRKLRPRLVITDLVMPRLSGLEVLDRVMMTDPAIDVILMTAHYTTETAVEAIRNGAADYLEKPVQLSLLRDRVNRLLETAQRRQSALNADASRPDVVKFEGLIARSPLMWDIFARLQRVAPHYRSLLINGQTGSGKDLLAQALHRLSGVKGRFVVLNCSAVVETLFESELFGHVRGSFTGADRDKTGLFELADQGTLFLDEIGDMPMSTQAKLLRAVQNQEITRVGSLDCRRVNVRIIAATHKNLPSAIRDKVFREDLYYRLSMVEIVAPSLQERMEDLPLLVRHFVQRFSEEYGKPIHGIAPRAMILLERYTWPGNVRELEHAIGHACMMATGDRIDVPDLPERMVQACKSWLGHPDGIFEMPATSHAEFNLSNDPGGSKLAAHESQLIARALSEAGGNQSQAARRLGIGRDAFRYKLKKYSLERQVDDFGLRN from the coding sequence ATGGCGGATCTCATACAGATCGTGGTGATAGATGACAATGTGCGCAGTCTTGAACTGCTCTCAGCGGCATTAGATCGCGACGGAATCCAGATCCATACAGCCAGTAGTCCCGAAGTGGGGCTGGAACTCGTTCGAAAGCTACGCCCTCGTCTCGTCATTACTGATCTTGTTATGCCCCGTCTCAGCGGCCTGGAAGTGTTAGACCGGGTGATGATGACTGATCCGGCAATTGATGTCATTCTTATGACAGCGCACTACACAACAGAAACTGCGGTCGAGGCTATTCGTAACGGGGCCGCAGATTACCTCGAAAAACCGGTGCAATTATCTCTTCTTAGGGATCGAGTGAATAGGCTGCTGGAGACTGCACAGCGGAGACAGAGTGCGCTAAACGCTGATGCTTCCAGACCTGATGTTGTGAAATTTGAAGGCCTGATTGCAAGGAGTCCCCTAATGTGGGATATCTTTGCTAGGTTGCAGAGAGTCGCACCGCACTATCGTTCGTTGCTCATCAATGGCCAAACCGGCTCTGGCAAAGATCTGCTGGCACAAGCACTGCATCGTCTGAGTGGAGTAAAAGGAAGATTCGTTGTTCTGAATTGTTCTGCTGTCGTAGAGACCCTCTTTGAAAGTGAATTATTCGGACATGTACGAGGTTCATTTACCGGAGCGGATCGCGACAAAACCGGCCTTTTCGAGCTTGCGGATCAAGGAACACTTTTTCTAGATGAAATTGGCGACATGCCAATGTCTACCCAGGCCAAATTGTTGCGAGCGGTTCAGAACCAGGAGATTACCCGCGTCGGTTCACTCGATTGTCGCCGAGTGAATGTCCGTATCATTGCTGCCACACATAAGAACCTGCCATCAGCCATCCGGGACAAAGTCTTCCGTGAGGATCTGTACTATCGTTTGTCGATGGTTGAAATTGTCGCTCCCAGTTTGCAGGAGAGAATGGAAGATTTGCCCTTGCTCGTCCGGCATTTCGTGCAACGCTTTTCTGAGGAGTACGGCAAGCCCATTCACGGCATAGCGCCCCGAGCCATGATTCTGTTGGAACGCTATACCTGGCCTGGAAACGTGCGCGAACTTGAACATGCTATCGGTCATGCCTGCATGATGGCAACTGGCGATCGAATTGATGTGCCGGATCTACCCGAGCGGATGGTACAGGCCTGTAAATCATGGCTGGGGCATCCCGATGGGATATTTGAGATGCCCGCCACTTCTCATGCCGAATTCAATTTAAGTAATGACCCTGGCGGTTCGAAATTGGCTGCACACGAATCGCAACTTATCGCTCGCGCACTCTCCGAGGCAGGCGGAAATCAATCGCAAGCTGCTCGGCGGCTAGGAATCGGCCGAGATGCGTTTCGCTATAAGCTGAAGAAATACAGTCTGGAGCGTCAAGTCGACGACTTCGGTCTACGTAATTAA
- a CDS encoding Crp/Fnr family transcriptional regulator, with protein sequence MESVSISTECPRGATFFRQGDRCDAVYILCRGRVKLTTTSREGRTMILRVVDAGYVLGLSAILSEGIHEVTVEALEPCQVRVINRRPLMEMLEKYREASVGAARALAQECCSGFNEVRRIALPASPAGRVARLLLDWTAEKSNPQCTKGVALPLTHEEIASMTSTSRETVTRTLSRFRRDNLITFKGVLLTVMQPDALERLSAC encoded by the coding sequence ATGGAATCTGTCTCGATCTCTACCGAATGCCCGCGTGGAGCGACATTCTTCCGGCAGGGAGACCGATGCGACGCTGTCTACATCCTCTGTCGAGGTCGAGTAAAGCTCACAACGACATCGAGGGAGGGACGGACGATGATATTGAGGGTTGTGGATGCCGGCTATGTGCTCGGCCTGAGCGCGATCTTGTCTGAAGGGATTCATGAGGTCACCGTAGAAGCTCTGGAACCTTGTCAGGTCAGGGTCATCAATCGCAGGCCGCTGATGGAAATGCTGGAGAAATACAGAGAAGCCAGTGTCGGCGCGGCAAGGGCTCTCGCCCAGGAATGTTGCAGTGGCTTTAATGAAGTTCGCCGGATTGCGCTTCCCGCGTCTCCGGCGGGTCGGGTGGCCCGCTTATTGCTCGACTGGACAGCAGAAAAATCAAATCCCCAGTGCACGAAGGGGGTGGCGTTACCACTCACCCATGAAGAAATTGCATCAATGACCTCCACTTCGCGCGAAACGGTTACTCGTACACTGAGTCGCTTCCGCCGTGACAATTTGATCACCTTCAAAGGTGTTCTCCTTACGGTGATGCAGCCAGATGCGCTAGAACGTCTCTCCGCATGCTGA
- a CDS encoding zinc-dependent alcohol dehydrogenase family protein: MATIGHQLSTGVTPVTPISTMKALVYHMSGNGSGQHAWEDHPTPSIKGPGDAIVRITTSTICGTDLHILKGDVPSVTDGRILGHEGIGVIEQLGAGVTEFQVGEKVIISCITSCTKCEFCRRGMPSHCRHGGWILGNTIDGTQAEYVRIPYADGSLYHFPAGGDEEALVMLSDILPTAFECGVLNGQVKPGDSIAIVGAGPIGLAVLLTAQFYSPAAIYVIDVDDKRLAVAMKLGATAVINDRDGKAAARFLELTGGAGVDVCVEAVGIPETFGICQVLIAPGGRIANIGVHGKPGILHLEQLWDRNITLTTRLVDTTTLPLLLKVITSGKLQPRKLVTHRFHLNDIQKAYETFGNAAQQGALKIILTSN, translated from the coding sequence ATGGCAACAATCGGACATCAATTGAGCACCGGCGTCACACCCGTTACGCCTATCTCCACCATGAAAGCATTGGTGTATCACATGTCTGGCAATGGTTCTGGCCAGCATGCATGGGAAGATCATCCAACTCCATCGATCAAAGGACCGGGAGATGCGATCGTTCGAATTACGACATCAACAATCTGCGGAACTGACCTTCACATCTTAAAAGGAGATGTGCCTTCTGTGACCGATGGTCGTATCCTTGGACATGAAGGCATCGGGGTAATTGAGCAACTCGGAGCAGGAGTTACAGAGTTTCAGGTGGGAGAGAAAGTCATAATTTCGTGTATTACTTCTTGCACAAAGTGCGAATTCTGTAGAAGAGGCATGCCATCGCATTGCCGGCATGGGGGCTGGATCCTCGGTAACACTATCGATGGGACACAGGCTGAATATGTGCGTATTCCTTACGCTGACGGAAGCCTCTATCACTTTCCTGCGGGCGGTGACGAAGAAGCTCTGGTGATGCTCAGCGACATCCTCCCAACCGCATTTGAATGCGGGGTCTTGAATGGGCAAGTGAAGCCAGGAGATTCAATCGCCATTGTCGGTGCCGGACCGATTGGGCTAGCGGTTCTGCTTACAGCGCAGTTTTATTCACCGGCTGCGATTTACGTGATCGACGTGGACGACAAGCGGTTGGCGGTTGCAATGAAGCTTGGCGCGACTGCTGTAATAAATGACAGAGATGGAAAAGCAGCTGCACGCTTCCTTGAGTTGACAGGTGGTGCCGGGGTTGATGTCTGTGTTGAAGCGGTCGGGATTCCCGAAACCTTTGGAATTTGTCAGGTTCTCATCGCACCGGGTGGACGAATTGCAAACATCGGCGTGCATGGCAAACCCGGGATTCTACATCTGGAACAGTTATGGGATCGCAATATCACATTGACCACACGTCTCGTCGATACCACGACGCTGCCATTGTTGCTGAAAGTTATTACATCAGGCAAACTGCAACCGAGGAAGCTAGTTACCCACCGTTTTCATCTTAACGACATCCAAAAAGCCTATGAGACATTTGGCAATGCAGCTCAACAGGGCGCTTTGAAGATAATTCTGACGAGCAATTAA
- the mgtA gene encoding magnesium-translocating P-type ATPase, translating into MEIQPKAFADFWDLPLLELLQILQTASNGLTSEEANRRLRLYGPNSLDQEHHFTALLSFIGFFTSPLVIILVIASVISLVLGEHIGGLIIIAIVMFSVLLNFLMEFQARHAVEEIQKQIAITARTTRDGRLVDLRTAELVPGDVIQLKAGDLVPADARLINVKDLHVRESMLTGESLPVEKTVADLSQEKHGIAEASNSVFLGTAVQTGIGTAIIVRTGKHTACGEIAHRLAMRPPETEFTRGTRHFGMMLTWVTLLLVLFVLMVNIIFHRPVLESFLFAAALAVGMTPEMMPMIITVTLAQGAKRMTRKKVLVKQLAAIEDFGSIDIICTDKTGTLTEGEIVLDRHVDYQGHDNENVLQLIYLNSHFEAGIKSPLDDAILKHDAPSVVGYEKIDEIPFDFNRKRLSVVVRYGEDYRLITKGEAESVFAICETVAIDGVPQPFDDSRRAEAECTLKKLSADGYRVLGVAKSNVKKQSFYTVTAEHAMTLVGFAAFLDPPKEGVLSVLGALKQNGISVIVMTGDNQYVTQKVAHEVGLNVDRILIGNQVDAMDDASIAYQAESGAIFARMSPEQKNRVILALKGRGHVVGYLGDGINDAPSLHTADVGISVMNGVNVAKDAAKIILLEKDLSVVNDGVSEGRRSFANIMKYIIMGTSSNFGNMFSMAAASLFLPFLPMLPSQILLNNFLYDVSQVSIPSDNVDLAAKRRPKRWRIEFIRQFMMIIGPISSIYDFLTFGILLWLFHASANESLFHTGWFVESLATQTLVVFVIRTQANPLKSHPSRALLFSVLLVVTVAVVLPYTVLGGLLRFTPLPISLLGMITLLTATYLVLVQIVKAWFYRRHALL; encoded by the coding sequence ATGGAAATTCAACCAAAGGCTTTTGCTGACTTCTGGGATCTGCCGTTACTGGAATTGCTTCAGATTCTCCAGACAGCTTCCAATGGTCTGACATCAGAAGAAGCCAACCGGCGGCTTCGCCTCTATGGCCCTAACAGTCTGGATCAGGAACACCACTTCACCGCCTTACTTAGTTTTATTGGCTTCTTCACTAGTCCGCTCGTGATCATCCTTGTCATCGCCAGTGTGATATCCCTGGTCCTTGGAGAGCATATCGGTGGACTGATTATCATCGCCATCGTAATGTTCAGTGTTCTTCTGAATTTTTTGATGGAATTTCAGGCTCGTCATGCGGTCGAAGAGATACAGAAGCAGATTGCAATCACAGCACGTACGACGAGAGATGGCCGACTAGTTGATCTGCGGACAGCCGAACTAGTCCCTGGAGATGTCATCCAACTCAAGGCGGGAGACCTTGTACCTGCGGATGCCCGCTTAATCAATGTAAAGGACCTCCATGTGCGCGAATCCATGCTGACCGGCGAGTCTTTGCCGGTCGAGAAGACGGTCGCTGATCTTTCTCAAGAGAAGCACGGCATCGCAGAGGCAAGTAACAGTGTCTTCCTGGGAACCGCCGTCCAAACGGGTATCGGCACCGCCATCATAGTTCGCACTGGAAAGCACACCGCCTGTGGCGAAATTGCACATCGTCTGGCGATGCGGCCGCCAGAAACAGAATTTACTCGAGGCACACGTCACTTCGGGATGATGCTGACGTGGGTAACCCTGTTGCTCGTCCTCTTCGTCTTGATGGTGAACATCATCTTTCATCGTCCCGTGCTCGAATCTTTCCTCTTTGCGGCTGCTCTCGCAGTCGGGATGACACCTGAAATGATGCCAATGATCATTACGGTGACCCTGGCTCAGGGAGCAAAGCGTATGACGAGGAAAAAGGTTCTGGTGAAACAGCTCGCGGCTATCGAGGATTTTGGGAGCATCGATATTATTTGTACCGACAAGACAGGAACTCTCACCGAAGGGGAGATCGTGCTTGACCGGCACGTGGATTATCAAGGCCACGACAATGAGAATGTGCTGCAACTCATTTACCTAAACAGTCACTTTGAAGCGGGTATTAAAAGCCCTCTTGACGATGCCATTTTGAAGCACGATGCCCCCTCCGTAGTGGGTTACGAAAAGATAGATGAAATCCCCTTCGATTTCAACCGAAAGCGTCTCTCAGTCGTGGTGCGATACGGTGAAGACTACCGCCTCATCACCAAGGGCGAGGCTGAGAGTGTTTTTGCAATCTGCGAAACGGTCGCCATAGATGGTGTTCCCCAACCGTTCGACGACAGCCGACGGGCTGAGGCAGAATGTACGCTTAAGAAGCTAAGCGCAGATGGATATCGCGTACTTGGTGTGGCAAAGTCAAATGTTAAAAAGCAGAGCTTCTATACTGTGACGGCCGAACATGCGATGACACTGGTCGGATTCGCGGCGTTCCTCGATCCACCCAAAGAAGGAGTTCTTTCCGTCCTTGGAGCATTGAAGCAGAATGGCATTTCTGTGATCGTCATGACGGGGGACAATCAGTACGTTACCCAAAAGGTAGCCCATGAAGTAGGACTTAATGTGGACCGCATTCTCATCGGAAACCAGGTTGACGCGATGGACGATGCCTCTATTGCCTATCAGGCAGAAAGCGGCGCTATCTTTGCCCGCATGTCGCCTGAACAGAAGAATAGGGTCATCCTGGCCCTAAAGGGCCGCGGACACGTTGTCGGTTACCTGGGAGACGGAATCAACGACGCCCCATCGCTGCATACCGCAGATGTTGGAATTTCCGTCATGAATGGCGTAAACGTAGCTAAGGACGCTGCGAAGATTATCCTCTTGGAAAAAGATCTTTCCGTTGTGAACGATGGTGTATCAGAAGGAAGGCGTTCTTTCGCCAACATCATGAAATACATCATCATGGGCACCAGTTCGAACTTTGGCAATATGTTTAGCATGGCTGCCGCATCGCTCTTTCTGCCGTTCTTGCCGATGCTACCGAGTCAGATACTCTTAAATAATTTTCTCTATGATGTGTCGCAAGTCAGTATCCCCAGTGACAATGTTGACTTGGCCGCAAAACGACGACCGAAACGATGGCGGATTGAATTTATCAGGCAGTTCATGATGATTATCGGACCAATCAGTTCCATCTATGATTTCCTGACCTTCGGTATATTACTTTGGTTGTTTCATGCGTCCGCAAACGAGTCTCTCTTCCACACTGGTTGGTTTGTGGAATCTCTGGCGACCCAAACTCTCGTAGTGTTTGTGATCCGAACCCAAGCCAATCCCCTTAAGAGTCATCCCAGCCGTGCGTTGTTGTTTAGTGTACTGCTGGTCGTCACCGTGGCAGTTGTACTGCCATACACTGTACTCGGAGGATTGCTGCGCTTTACACCGTTGCCCATATCGCTACTGGGCATGATTACTCTTCTTACCGCTACATATCTGGTGCTCGTGCAAATTGTAAAGGCCTGGTTCTATCGCCGGCACGCACTGCTTTGA